One Aphelocoma coerulescens isolate FSJ_1873_10779 chromosome 5, UR_Acoe_1.0, whole genome shotgun sequence DNA segment encodes these proteins:
- the LOC138112117 gene encoding olfactory receptor 5AR1-like, producing MVGENETFASEFILLGFTTRADLQVMFFVLFLAIYMVTLLGNLGAIVLIRMDPHLHTPMYFFLSHLCLLDICYSSTIIPQSLRDFLAEKKVISFVRCVTQLFSFATWATTECYVLAAMAYDRYVAICRPLLYSVLTSRRICIGMLAGAYLAGVISSTLHTVSIFHSRFCRSRAIDHFFCDGPPLLALSCSDTRASEVVVAVVVGFNTLSTVAFILVSYSSILGAVLRIRSAAGRRKALSTCASHLASVALYYSSSILMYLRPVSSHSLQQDKVISLLYSVAVPMLNPFVYSLRNADLRNAVRKAKSRILTAWSSCGSRLAEKRG from the coding sequence ATGGTTGGAGAAAATGAGACGTTTGCATCTGAATTTATTCTCCTGGGCTTCACCACCCGGGCAGACCTGCAGGTGATGTTTTTTGTCCTGTTCCTTGCCATCTACATGGTCACTCTCCTAGGAAATCTGGGAGCCATTGTATTGATCCGTATGGACCCGCACCTTCACACCCCCATGTACTTCTTCCTGAGCCACTTGTGCCTCCTGGACATCTGCTACTCCTCTACCATCATCCCCCAGAGCCTGAGGGATTTTTTGGCAGAGAAGAAGGTGATTTCCTTTGTGAGATGCGTCACCCAGCTCTTCTCCTTTGCCACCTGGGCCACCACCGAGTGCTACGTGCTGGCCGCCATGGCCTATGACCGCTACGTGGCCATCTGCAGGCCCCTGCTCTACTCCGTGCTCACATCCCGGAGGATTTGCATTGGGATGTTGGCTGGGGCCTACCTGGCTGGAGTGATCAGCTCCACCCTCCACACGGTTTCCATATTCCACTCCCGGTTCTGCCGCTCCCGGGCCATCGACCACTTCTTTTGTGACGGGCCCCCGCTGCTGGCCCTGTCCTGCTCTGACACCCGCGCCAGCGAGGTCGTGGTGGCCGTCGTGGTGGGGTTCAACACGCTGAGCACCGTGGCCTTCATCCTGGTGTCCTACTCATCCATCCTCGGCGCCGTCCTGCGGATCCGCTCGGCGGCCGGGCGGCGCAAGGCCTTGTCCACCTGCGCCTCCCACCTGGCCTCCGTCGCTCTGTACTACAGCAGCTCCATCCTCATGTACCTGCGCCCCGTCTCCAGCCACTCCTTGCAGCAGGACAAGGTCATCTCCCTGCTGTATTCCGTCGCTGTGCCCATGCTGAACCCGTTTGTTTACAGCCTCAGGAACGCGGACTTGAGGAACGCCGTGAGGAAAGCAAAAAGTAGGATCCTCACTGCCTGGTCCAGCTGTGGCTCCCGGTTAGCTGAAAAGAGAGGATGA